Proteins encoded within one genomic window of Candidatus Thiodiazotropha endoloripes:
- a CDS encoding ABC transporter permease: MNPFMLALKLLRRDWRAGELRLLATALVIAVASVTAVGFFTDRIERAMARQATEVLAADLRIESNRPLDDLLSTEAERRQMRQARTLSFPSVILNNGNSQLVQVKSVSANYPLRGKLQVRDQVNGTTRYAQDLPASREAWLEERLLPLLGLQIGDRFKLGQLEFTLSRIITYEPDRSANLFQLAPRVMINQQDVQQTGLLGPASRVRHNLLIAGTPAQISDYRTWLDAQQISGIQVQDIRAARPELRAALDQGGRFLRLAAATAILLCVVAVALSSRRFVERQADTSALLRCLGAKRNQVLQIFIIRLLGLGVIASLFGSLLGLAAQTLLVELVGHWFTQQIPAPSPWPLLSGVATGILVLLGFSLPMVTRLAEVPPLRVFRRHLGAPPIGYLLFISAGVAALATLLIWQIGDDQMAFKLIGGLLAGLLLLMLIARLLVTLLTPLRTRTAGSWRYGLASLSRNPITTSVQLSGFGLGMTVLLVLALVRVDLLSNWREALPADSPNQFLINIQPDQVDGVRNHLQQNGIPSVGLYPMMRGRLISIDGKAVSADDYPNPRAQRLATRDFNLSQATNMQTDNKIVAGRWWSQADWGEPWFSVEEGIAETLGIPIGAQLTFEVAGQQVSGKVTNLRSVKWDSFNVNFFVVGTPGLMRDLPATYITSFYLPDEQRTVLHNLIHNYPSITALDVTALMKQVRGIMDRGAMAVESVFLFTLAAGLIVLYAGIQASHEQRVQETAILRTLGLSRQQLILSITLEFALLGGLAGLISAGLASGIGYSLSTGVFNLPWQFNPQLWLVAIFGGAIGIGAAGTLASWSLFNTPPILVLRRA; the protein is encoded by the coding sequence ATGAACCCTTTCATGCTGGCGTTGAAACTGTTGCGCCGGGATTGGCGTGCCGGTGAACTGCGTCTTCTGGCCACCGCTCTGGTGATCGCGGTCGCCTCGGTTACCGCCGTAGGCTTCTTCACGGATCGCATCGAACGGGCGATGGCCCGCCAGGCAACGGAGGTGCTGGCCGCCGACTTGAGAATCGAGAGCAATCGCCCTCTGGATGATCTACTCAGCACCGAGGCAGAACGTCGTCAGATGCGGCAGGCCAGGACCCTGAGCTTTCCCAGCGTGATACTGAACAACGGCAACAGCCAGCTGGTTCAGGTTAAATCGGTCTCGGCGAACTACCCGCTGCGAGGCAAACTGCAGGTCAGGGATCAGGTCAACGGCACAACCCGCTATGCGCAGGATCTGCCTGCTTCCCGTGAGGCCTGGCTCGAAGAGCGGCTGCTGCCACTGCTGGGACTGCAGATCGGCGACCGCTTCAAACTGGGCCAGCTTGAGTTCACCCTGAGCCGCATCATCACCTATGAACCGGACCGATCGGCCAACCTGTTTCAGCTCGCACCCAGAGTCATGATCAATCAACAGGATGTGCAACAAACCGGCCTGCTGGGACCGGCCAGCCGGGTAAGACACAATCTACTCATTGCCGGCACCCCAGCTCAGATCAGTGACTACCGAACCTGGCTGGATGCACAACAGATCAGTGGTATTCAGGTACAGGACATCCGCGCCGCCCGTCCCGAGCTGCGTGCGGCACTGGACCAGGGTGGCAGATTCCTGCGTCTGGCCGCAGCCACCGCCATCCTGCTCTGTGTGGTTGCAGTGGCCCTCTCCAGCCGGCGCTTCGTTGAGCGACAAGCGGACACCAGCGCCCTGCTGCGCTGCCTGGGAGCCAAACGTAACCAGGTACTGCAGATTTTTATCATTCGTCTGCTCGGCCTGGGAGTGATCGCCAGCCTGTTCGGCAGTCTCTTGGGGCTGGCGGCTCAGACCCTGCTGGTGGAACTGGTGGGTCACTGGTTTACCCAGCAGATCCCCGCCCCCTCACCCTGGCCGCTGCTCTCGGGTGTGGCCACCGGCATCCTGGTGCTGCTCGGTTTCTCACTGCCGATGGTGACCCGGCTCGCCGAGGTTCCCCCGTTAAGGGTCTTCCGGCGCCATCTGGGCGCACCGCCGATCGGTTATCTGCTGTTCATCTCCGCCGGGGTTGCCGCCCTGGCCACCCTGCTGATCTGGCAGATCGGCGATGACCAAATGGCATTCAAACTGATCGGCGGCCTGCTGGCCGGGCTGCTGTTGTTGATGCTGATCGCCCGTTTGCTGGTCACCCTGCTGACGCCACTGCGAACCCGTACGGCGGGATCCTGGCGTTACGGCCTGGCCAGTCTTTCACGCAATCCGATTACCACCAGCGTCCAGCTGAGCGGCTTCGGTCTGGGTATGACCGTGCTGCTGGTACTGGCCCTGGTACGAGTCGATCTGTTGAGCAACTGGCGGGAGGCCCTGCCGGCGGACAGCCCCAATCAGTTTCTGATCAACATTCAGCCGGATCAGGTGGATGGGGTCAGGAACCATCTACAACAGAACGGCATCCCATCGGTCGGGCTCTATCCGATGATGCGGGGACGTCTGATCAGCATCGATGGCAAAGCGGTCTCCGCTGACGACTACCCTAACCCCAGAGCGCAACGACTGGCGACCCGGGATTTCAATCTCAGCCAGGCCACCAACATGCAGACCGACAACAAGATCGTTGCAGGTCGCTGGTGGTCGCAGGCTGACTGGGGGGAGCCCTGGTTCTCGGTGGAGGAAGGGATTGCCGAAACCCTCGGCATCCCCATCGGAGCCCAACTGACCTTTGAGGTGGCAGGGCAGCAGGTCAGCGGCAAGGTGACCAATCTCAGGTCGGTCAAGTGGGACTCCTTCAACGTCAACTTTTTTGTGGTCGGCACACCAGGGCTGATGCGGGACCTGCCTGCCACCTACATCACCAGCTTCTACCTGCCGGATGAGCAGCGTACGGTGCTACACAATCTGATTCACAACTACCCGAGTATCACCGCCTTGGATGTCACCGCCCTGATGAAACAGGTCCGGGGGATTATGGATCGGGGCGCGATGGCGGTGGAGTCGGTATTCCTGTTTACCCTGGCTGCCGGATTGATCGTACTCTATGCCGGCATCCAGGCGAGTCATGAACAGCGGGTTCAGGAGACCGCCATTCTACGTACCCTGGGGCTCAGCCGGCAGCAGCTGATCCTCTCGATCACCCTGGAGTTTGCCCTGCTGGGTGGACTGGCGGGATTGATCTCCGCCGGACTTGCCAGTGGTATTGGCTACAGCCTCTCAACCGGCGTCTTCAATCTGCCCTGGCAGTTCAATCCCCAGCTCTGGCTGGTCGCGATCTTCGGTGGAGCGATCGGAATCGGAGCCGCCGGCACGCTGGCCAGCTGGTCGCTTTTCAACACCCCACCGATTCTGGTTTTACGGCGGGCTTGA
- a CDS encoding ABC transporter ATP-binding protein, whose translation MLQTSPNSHPVTAKGLMKFVETSQGRLDILQQIDLEVAAGEAVAILGASGSGKSTLLGLLAGLDEASAGDVTLFGTTLGGLDEDGRAALRAGQVGFVFQSFQLLSGMTALENVMLPLELAGHANAEQAARNALSKAGLAERLTHYPSQLSGGEQQRVALARAFAPSPKVLFADEPTANLDAHTGEKVAELLFELQEQSGTVLILVTHDEMLAQRCDRRLYLREGCLEIDR comes from the coding sequence ATGTTGCAGACATCTCCCAACTCTCATCCTGTGACCGCCAAAGGGCTGATGAAGTTCGTTGAAACCTCCCAAGGCAGACTCGACATTCTGCAACAGATCGACCTGGAAGTCGCTGCCGGAGAAGCGGTGGCGATCCTAGGTGCTTCCGGCTCCGGCAAATCGACTCTGCTGGGCCTGCTGGCGGGTCTGGATGAGGCTTCCGCGGGTGATGTCACCCTGTTCGGCACCACCCTGGGCGGATTGGATGAGGATGGACGCGCCGCATTACGGGCCGGTCAGGTGGGTTTTGTGTTCCAATCCTTTCAGCTGCTCAGCGGCATGACCGCGCTGGAGAATGTGATGCTGCCCCTGGAGCTGGCCGGCCATGCCAATGCCGAACAGGCAGCCAGGAATGCCCTCTCCAAAGCCGGTCTGGCAGAGCGCTTGACCCACTACCCTTCACAGCTCTCCGGCGGCGAACAGCAACGGGTGGCACTGGCCCGGGCCTTTGCCCCCAGTCCGAAAGTGCTGTTTGCCGATGAGCCGACCGCCAACCTGGATGCCCACACCGGTGAGAAGGTGGCGGAACTGCTGTTCGAACTGCAGGAGCAGAGCGGTACGGTACTGATCCTGGTCACCCATGATGAGATGCTGGCTCAACGCTGTGACCGCCGGCTCTATCTGCGTGAGGGCTGCCTGGAGATTGATCGATGA
- a CDS encoding arylesterase, protein MKRFLRKLLLFLFLSLPVVTLAQTTLLVVGDSLSAGYGVTTEVRWVNLLSQRLNSHCGPFQVINASVSGDTSQGGLSRLPALLSKHQPTLVIIELGGNDGLRGINSRAMHDNLLDMVKLSKQAGAAVLLLGVRLPANYGPEFTNAFHQVYYDVSEAESVPLVPFFLQGVALDMSLMQNDGIHPNDKAQPILKDNVWAGLRPLLKAVGYVKDTCLQP, encoded by the coding sequence ATGAAAAGATTCCTACGGAAATTGTTACTCTTTTTGTTTCTGTCTCTGCCGGTTGTCACTCTGGCACAGACCACACTGTTGGTGGTTGGCGATAGTCTCAGCGCCGGTTACGGTGTCACCACCGAGGTTCGCTGGGTCAATCTGCTGTCGCAGCGATTGAACTCCCATTGTGGCCCGTTCCAGGTGATCAATGCCAGTGTCTCCGGCGATACCAGCCAGGGCGGCCTGAGTCGTCTGCCTGCACTGCTGTCGAAGCATCAACCGACCCTGGTGATCATCGAGCTGGGTGGTAACGATGGCCTGCGGGGCATCAACAGCCGGGCGATGCATGACAATCTGTTGGACATGGTCAAGCTCTCCAAGCAGGCCGGTGCGGCGGTGCTGTTGTTGGGGGTTCGCTTGCCTGCCAACTATGGACCGGAGTTCACCAATGCCTTCCATCAAGTCTATTATGATGTCTCGGAGGCGGAATCGGTTCCCCTGGTTCCCTTTTTTCTGCAGGGGGTGGCGCTGGATATGTCACTGATGCAGAACGATGGCATACATCCCAACGACAAAGCACAACCGATCCTCAAGGATAATGTTTGGGCCGGGCTCAGGCCGTTGTTGAAGGCGGTTGGTTACGTCAAGGATACCTGCCTGCAGCCATAG
- a CDS encoding ATP-binding protein, with product MEVSYKPFTIWHYLPRRKWLIVLLVVFAYALLLWQVTDLVRHRVQQEMLASGERQLNIYVNNLQAQLEKYEFLPELLSTNAPLVELLKRPGDKQRIETLNRYLETINTITNASDTYLMDNEGLTIAASNWQSEKPFVGRNFSYRPYFKQAMQGQLGRYYALGSTSGRRGYYFAYPVRHEGGILGTVVIKIDLTILEQQWQGRDTEVIVTDPEGVIFITTRPGWRYRSLSPLSLEERQRIRESRRYSGASVEPLDVTYREQFSESAQRIDISGQKRRSSESYMILAQSMPEAGWLVHLLKPMKEIKQEVLHAIGASSFAFTVLLLIGLVMSQRYRRNRERAHYEAEVNQSLREARDRLEQRVQERTVDLHQEIEERRRTQEALQETRDELIQAAKLAMLGQMSASISHEVNQPLAAIRTYTDNARLLLEQERCADVSWNLEQISELIETMTQISSQLKLFARKTDGSRRPVSMHNVIESSKRILHPQLRKSSTEIEFKLAKVDPLVMADPVRLEQVLVNLIANAMNAMEDQQNRWVSIEMARQGEDLKIDILDNGPGIPADHLERIFDPFFTTKESGLGLGLSISHHIIESMGGTLSAQNSQKAGAMFTLRLPLAEHVVDSDGT from the coding sequence GTGGAAGTCTCATATAAACCCTTCACAATTTGGCACTATCTACCGCGCAGGAAATGGCTCATCGTACTCTTGGTAGTGTTCGCCTATGCACTGCTGCTGTGGCAGGTCACTGATTTAGTACGTCATCGTGTCCAACAGGAGATGTTGGCTTCCGGTGAGCGCCAGCTCAATATCTATGTCAACAATCTGCAGGCTCAACTGGAGAAGTATGAGTTCCTGCCTGAGTTGCTCTCCACCAATGCGCCCCTGGTTGAGCTGCTGAAACGTCCCGGTGACAAGCAGCGCATCGAAACACTGAATCGCTATCTGGAGACCATCAATACCATCACCAATGCCTCAGACACCTATCTGATGGACAATGAAGGTTTGACCATCGCCGCCAGTAACTGGCAGTCGGAAAAGCCATTCGTGGGACGTAATTTCAGTTATCGGCCCTATTTCAAGCAAGCGATGCAAGGGCAGCTTGGACGCTACTACGCTCTGGGTAGCACTTCAGGCAGACGGGGATACTATTTTGCCTACCCGGTACGCCATGAGGGGGGTATCCTGGGTACGGTAGTGATCAAAATCGATCTGACCATCCTGGAGCAGCAGTGGCAGGGACGTGACACTGAAGTGATCGTTACCGATCCGGAAGGGGTTATCTTCATCACCACACGGCCCGGTTGGCGGTATCGCAGTCTCTCTCCATTATCCCTCGAAGAGCGGCAACGTATCCGGGAGAGTCGGCGCTACTCGGGCGCATCGGTTGAACCGCTGGATGTGACCTATCGGGAGCAGTTCTCCGAGTCGGCTCAGCGGATCGACATCAGTGGGCAGAAGCGGCGTTCGAGCGAGTCCTATATGATACTTGCCCAGTCGATGCCGGAAGCCGGTTGGCTGGTACATCTGTTGAAACCAATGAAAGAGATTAAACAGGAGGTGCTGCATGCCATCGGTGCCAGCAGTTTTGCCTTTACCGTATTACTGTTGATCGGCCTGGTGATGTCGCAGCGATACCGGAGAAACCGGGAGAGGGCCCACTATGAAGCGGAAGTCAACCAGTCTCTGCGGGAGGCCAGGGACCGGTTGGAGCAGCGGGTTCAGGAGCGGACCGTGGACCTGCATCAGGAGATCGAGGAGCGAAGGCGTACCCAGGAAGCTCTGCAGGAGACCCGGGATGAGTTGATCCAGGCGGCCAAGCTGGCAATGCTGGGGCAGATGTCAGCCAGTATCAGCCATGAGGTGAATCAGCCCTTGGCGGCGATCCGTACTTATACCGACAATGCCCGTCTGCTGCTTGAACAGGAGCGTTGTGCCGATGTCAGCTGGAACCTGGAGCAGATCTCCGAGCTGATCGAGACGATGACCCAGATCAGCTCTCAACTGAAGCTGTTTGCACGCAAAACCGACGGATCGAGACGGCCGGTTTCCATGCATAACGTGATTGAGTCGAGTAAACGCATCCTTCATCCACAACTGCGCAAGAGCAGTACCGAAATAGAGTTCAAGCTGGCCAAAGTGGATCCTTTGGTGATGGCCGATCCGGTACGTTTGGAACAGGTATTGGTGAATCTCATCGCCAATGCGATGAACGCCATGGAAGATCAGCAGAACCGTTGGGTTTCGATCGAGATGGCGAGGCAGGGTGAGGATCTGAAGATCGACATTCTGGACAATGGGCCGGGTATTCCCGCAGACCACCTGGAGCGGATTTTCGATCCATTCTTCACCACCAAGGAGAGTGGCTTGGGTCTGGGCCTCTCCATCTCCCATCACATCATAGAAAGCATGGGTGGTACACTCTCAGCTCAGAACAGTCAAAAGGCCGGAGCTATGTTTACCCTCCGTTTGCCGTTGGCGGAGCATGTGGTCGACAGCGACGGCACATAA
- a CDS encoding sigma-54-dependent transcriptional regulator — protein sequence MSSKPPVLFIDDEKHIRIANTQTMQLAGFEVNAMERADKALPMLSYDWPGVVICDIKIPGMDGIEFLLKAQEIDRDLPVILISGHGDIAMAVQAIRDGAYDFIEKPFAADQLVETVKRALDKRALTLENRSLRQELDAQNNTPGPRIIGRSPAMQRLRSTIAQIADTDADVLLLGETGTGKELVTRSLHEHSRRREYNFVAVNCGAVPDNLIESELFGHEPGAFTGAKGRRVGRFEHANHGTLFLDEIESMPTPVQVHLLRVLQERAIERLGSNALIPLDLRVVAATKVDLKAASERAEFREDLYYRLNVVTLEIPPLRDRREDIPLLFHHFLLMAGARYRREVPQPNSEQIRLLLTHPWPGNVRELCNIADRYVLLGENVGYDLNTLMQEVDNETAITLPQQVDCFEKSLIKQQLEIQKGNLKNTMEALGIPRKTLYDKMRKYGLDKSHYK from the coding sequence ATGTCGAGTAAACCGCCTGTTCTGTTTATTGATGATGAGAAACATATCCGCATCGCCAATACCCAGACCATGCAATTGGCAGGCTTTGAGGTCAACGCCATGGAGCGTGCCGACAAAGCGCTGCCGATGCTCTCCTACGACTGGCCCGGGGTTGTGATCTGTGACATCAAGATCCCCGGCATGGATGGCATCGAGTTTCTGCTCAAGGCCCAGGAGATCGACCGGGATCTACCGGTGATCCTGATCTCCGGGCATGGGGATATCGCCATGGCGGTACAGGCGATTCGTGACGGCGCCTACGATTTCATTGAAAAACCGTTTGCTGCGGATCAGCTTGTGGAGACAGTGAAACGGGCTCTGGATAAGCGCGCCCTGACACTGGAGAACCGATCCCTGCGCCAGGAGCTGGACGCCCAGAACAATACCCCGGGACCACGTATCATCGGGCGTTCACCGGCGATGCAGCGCCTGCGTTCAACCATTGCTCAGATCGCCGACACCGATGCGGATGTGCTGCTACTGGGTGAGACCGGAACCGGTAAAGAGCTGGTGACCCGTTCGCTGCACGAGCACAGCCGCCGACGGGAGTACAACTTTGTTGCGGTGAACTGTGGTGCGGTACCGGATAACCTGATCGAGAGTGAGCTGTTCGGACATGAACCCGGCGCGTTCACCGGGGCCAAGGGGCGGCGCGTCGGGCGTTTTGAACACGCCAATCACGGCACCCTTTTTCTTGATGAGATCGAAAGCATGCCGACACCAGTTCAGGTTCATCTGCTGCGGGTATTGCAGGAGCGTGCGATCGAGCGTCTTGGCTCCAATGCCCTGATACCCCTCGATCTGCGGGTGGTGGCGGCAACCAAGGTCGATCTCAAGGCGGCCAGTGAAAGGGCGGAATTCCGTGAGGATCTCTACTATCGATTGAACGTGGTGACCTTGGAGATACCGCCGCTGCGTGACCGGCGGGAAGACATACCGCTGCTGTTCCACCATTTTCTGCTGATGGCCGGTGCTCGCTATCGACGTGAGGTGCCTCAACCCAACAGTGAGCAGATCCGGTTATTGCTGACCCACCCCTGGCCGGGTAACGTGCGTGAACTCTGCAACATTGCAGATCGCTATGTGCTGCTTGGTGAGAATGTGGGGTATGACCTGAATACCCTGATGCAGGAGGTGGACAACGAAACGGCGATCACCCTGCCGCAGCAGGTTGACTGTTTCGAGAAGAGTCTGATCAAGCAGCAGCTTGAAATCCAGAAGGGTAATTTGAAAAACACCATGGAAGCGCTGGGGATCCCACGTAAAACACTGTATGACAAGATGCGCAAATATGGTCTGGATAAGAGTCACTACAAATAG
- a CDS encoding DUF3581 family protein, with the protein MILAEYFTTEGDKVAFSRQQASRFAKEIANDFNPLHDIDAKIFCVPGDLLFAVALDRFGLSQKMCFHFAGMVTDSQLIFSDSAGEKIDISDDEGKKYLSIQRQGPLSQDHQLISNLTQSYVSFSGRTFPHLLVPLMAEQNVMINPGRPLVMYESMEISLNTLHIQQPLLESTGSTLEVQGKKAMAELKFHIMENGREVGHGAKHMALRGLRAYQEEDMQKVVDQYNSYKQAYGS; encoded by the coding sequence ATGATTTTGGCCGAATATTTTACAACCGAAGGCGACAAAGTTGCTTTTTCCCGTCAACAGGCAAGTCGATTCGCTAAAGAAATAGCCAATGATTTCAATCCCTTGCACGACATTGACGCAAAAATATTCTGTGTGCCCGGGGATCTGTTGTTTGCGGTGGCTCTGGATCGTTTCGGCCTGAGCCAGAAGATGTGTTTCCATTTTGCCGGCATGGTTACTGACAGCCAGCTGATCTTTTCCGATTCAGCCGGTGAGAAGATCGATATCAGCGACGATGAGGGTAAAAAATATCTCTCAATCCAACGTCAGGGACCGCTCAGCCAGGATCATCAGCTGATCAGTAATCTGACTCAGAGCTACGTCTCCTTCTCCGGCAGGACATTTCCCCATCTGCTGGTTCCGCTGATGGCTGAGCAGAACGTGATGATCAATCCAGGTCGCCCGCTGGTGATGTATGAGAGCATGGAGATCAGCCTCAATACACTCCACATCCAACAGCCTTTGCTGGAATCAACCGGCTCCACTCTTGAGGTTCAGGGTAAAAAGGCGATGGCGGAGCTTAAATTCCACATCATGGAGAACGGCCGCGAAGTGGGACACGGGGCCAAGCACATGGCCTTACGCGGTTTGCGTGCCTATCAGGAAGAGGATATGCAGAAAGTGGTCGATCAGTACAACAGTTATAAACAGGCATACGGCTCATAA
- the hspQ gene encoding heat shock protein HspQ, whose translation MSNSEIQTGQAKFGVGNLVHHRLFSYRGVVVDIDPVFMLSDEWYEQVAKSRPPKDQPWYRVLVHNSSDETYVAERNLTHDLEMEPIEHPQLNTFFTAFEGGRYVSGEPMN comes from the coding sequence TTGTCAAACTCTGAAATTCAGACCGGTCAGGCAAAATTCGGTGTGGGGAATCTGGTGCATCACCGTCTCTTCAGCTACCGGGGCGTGGTGGTGGATATCGATCCCGTCTTCATGCTCTCTGACGAATGGTATGAACAGGTGGCCAAATCGAGACCACCAAAGGATCAGCCCTGGTATCGGGTGCTGGTGCACAACTCCAGTGATGAGACCTACGTGGCGGAGCGCAACCTGACCCATGATCTGGAAATGGAGCCGATTGAGCATCCTCAGCTGAACACCTTTTTTACCGCCTTTGAAGGCGGTCGCTATGTCAGCGGCGAACCCATGAACTGA
- a CDS encoding DUF3465 domain-containing protein, giving the protein MSQLKNIALLVLLLAAAYFGLWTPNEHDTTASVESKQDLSQDQIEQAFRNRATDLQLTLEGRVKRVLSDDREGSRHQRFIINVESGRTLLVAHNIDLAPRVKNLKPGDRVQIHGVYEWNEKGGVVHWTHHDPQGRHQGGWIKHQGRTYQ; this is encoded by the coding sequence GTGTCTCAACTGAAAAATATTGCTCTACTGGTACTGCTGCTGGCTGCCGCCTATTTTGGTTTGTGGACACCCAATGAGCATGACACCACGGCCTCCGTCGAGTCGAAGCAGGATCTCTCTCAGGATCAGATTGAGCAGGCTTTTCGCAATCGTGCCACAGATCTGCAGCTGACCCTTGAGGGTCGGGTGAAGCGGGTGTTGTCCGACGACCGGGAGGGTAGCCGACATCAGCGTTTTATCATCAACGTCGAGTCCGGACGTACTCTATTGGTAGCTCACAACATCGATCTGGCGCCACGGGTGAAGAACCTCAAGCCGGGAGATCGTGTGCAGATTCATGGGGTGTATGAATGGAACGAGAAGGGGGGTGTGGTGCACTGGACCCATCACGATCCTCAAGGGCGACATCAAGGAGGCTGGATAAAACATCAGGGTCGAACCTATCAATAA
- a CDS encoding paraquat-inducible protein A has product MQVGTEPQAMEIPLAAARRLMLLLLVSSGLLIAGLWLPMLTLTKFLFIANSFSVISGVVELYKRDQWFLFVAVGLFSVLLPLFKLMFLFLLLRSRQIGSAHFQRWLKWMHDFGRWAMLDVMVVAVMIVTVKLGVVAEVEIHNGLYLFGGAVLLIMYITHQVVVYFERGQQ; this is encoded by the coding sequence ATGCAGGTTGGAACAGAACCACAAGCAATGGAAATTCCTTTGGCGGCAGCCCGTCGGTTGATGCTGCTGTTGCTGGTGAGCAGCGGTTTGCTGATCGCCGGTCTATGGCTGCCGATGCTGACGCTGACCAAGTTTCTGTTTATCGCCAACTCCTTCTCGGTGATCTCCGGTGTGGTGGAGCTATACAAGCGGGATCAGTGGTTTCTGTTCGTTGCGGTGGGCCTGTTCAGTGTTTTACTACCGCTGTTCAAACTGATGTTTCTGTTTCTACTGTTACGCAGTCGACAGATTGGTTCAGCCCATTTTCAGCGCTGGCTGAAATGGATGCACGATTTTGGCCGCTGGGCGATGCTCGATGTGATGGTGGTTGCGGTGATGATTGTCACTGTCAAGCTGGGTGTGGTGGCTGAGGTTGAGATACATAACGGGCTCTATCTGTTTGGCGGCGCTGTGCTATTGATTATGTATATCACCCATCAGGTGGTTGTCTATTTCGAGAGGGGCCAGCAATGA
- the ybaK gene encoding Cys-tRNA(Pro) deacylase produces the protein MTPAVKMVKHAGIAFQTHSYQHDPQHDSYGMEAVERLGLPAERVFKTLVVSIDGGGLAVGVLPVSAKLDLKALAKVLKVKKLAMAEPRAVERSSGYVLGGVSPLGQKRKLPTVIDRSAEQSATIYVSAGKRGLEIELSPDDLANLLDATMAAITK, from the coding sequence ATGACACCCGCTGTGAAAATGGTCAAACATGCCGGCATTGCCTTCCAGACCCACAGCTATCAGCATGATCCTCAACACGACTCCTATGGAATGGAAGCGGTGGAGAGACTTGGACTGCCAGCGGAGCGGGTCTTCAAAACCCTGGTGGTCTCAATCGATGGTGGTGGGCTTGCGGTTGGTGTGTTGCCGGTTTCAGCAAAACTTGATCTGAAGGCCCTGGCCAAAGTCCTGAAGGTCAAGAAGCTGGCCATGGCCGAACCACGTGCGGTGGAGCGCAGCAGTGGTTATGTCCTGGGTGGTGTCAGTCCCCTCGGTCAGAAGCGAAAGCTGCCGACAGTCATCGATCGTTCAGCGGAACAATCAGCCACCATCTATGTCAGTGCAGGCAAGCGTGGGCTTGAGATCGAGTTGAGCCCTGACGATCTGGCGAACCTGTTGGATGCAACCATGGCAGCGATCACAAAATGA